Genomic DNA from Paracoccus aminophilus JCM 7686:
TTCTGAGCGCCGAGGCGCAGAGCTTCGCGGGCGATCTCATCGCTCACACCGTCGATCTCGAACATGATCCGGCCGGGGTGGACGCGGGCGGCCCAGTAATCGACCGAGCCTTTACCTTTACCCATCCGAACCTCGGTGGGTTTACCGGTGACCGGGAGATCCGGGAAAATCCGAATCCAAACGCGGCCTTGGCGCTTCATGTGGCGGGTGATCGCACGACGGGCAGCCTCGATCTGGCGCGCAGTGACGCGCTCCGGCTCGGTGGCTTTCAGTGCAAAGGAGCCGAAGTTCAGGTTGAAGCCGCCTTTGGCTTCGCCGTGGATCCGGCCCTTGTGCTGTTTGCGGAACTTCGTCCGTTTCGGTTGCAGCATTTGCGTCTACTCCTTAACGCGCGTCGCGGTCGCGGCGCGGGCCGCGCGGGGCGGGACCTTCCTGCGACTCGGCCGCACGGCGGTCATGAGCCTGCGGATCATGTTCCATGATCTCGCCTTTGAAGATCCAGACCTTCACGCCGATGATCCCGTAGGGCGTCGTGGCTTCCGACAAAGCATAGTCGATGTCGGCGCGGAGCGTGTGCAGCGGCACACGACCTTCACGATACCATTCGGTCCGGGCGATCTCGGCACCGCCAAGACGGCCACCGACGTTCACACGGATGCCCAGGGCGCCCATGCGCATCGCGTTCTGCACCGCACGCTTCATGGCGCGACGGAACGAGACACGACGCTCGAGCTGCTGAGCGATCGATTCGGCGACCAGCTGAGCATCGACTTCCGGCTTGCGGACCTCGACGATGTTCAGGTGCAGTTCGGACTGCGTGAAGTTCGCCAGTTTCTTGCGCAGCGTCTCGATATCGACGCCTTTTTTGCCGATGATGACGCCAGGACGGGCGGCAT
This window encodes:
- the rplP gene encoding 50S ribosomal protein L16 — encoded protein: MLQPKRTKFRKQHKGRIHGEAKGGFNLNFGSFALKATEPERVTARQIEAARRAITRHMKRQGRVWIRIFPDLPVTGKPTEVRMGKGKGSVDYWAARVHPGRIMFEIDGVSDEIAREALRLGAQKLPVLTRIVQREDW
- the rpsC gene encoding 30S ribosomal protein S3, with protein sequence MGQKVNPIGMRLQVNRTWDSRWYADDKDYGNLLLEDLKIRDFIHNEAKQAGIAKVIIERPHKKARVTIHAARPGVIIGKKGVDIETLRKKLANFTQSELHLNIVEVRKPEVDAQLVAESIAQQLERRVSFRRAMKRAVQNAMRMGALGIRVNVGGRLGGAEIARTEWYREGRVPLHTLRADIDYALSEATTPYGIIGVKVWIFKGEIMEHDPQAHDRRAAESQEGPAPRGPRRDRDAR